Proteins from a single region of Pseudomonas ekonensis:
- the yghU gene encoding glutathione-dependent disulfide-bond oxidoreductase: protein MSKTPYVPPKVWKHEAPSGGQFANINRPVAGPTHDKALPVGKHPLQLYSLATPNGVKVTILLEELLALGHTGAEYDAWLIRIGEGDQFSSGFVEVNPNSKIPALLDRSVEPAIRVFESGSILLYLAEKFGALLPSDPAGRTETLNWLFWQMGSAPYLGGGFGHFYAYAPEKFEYPINRFTMEAKRQLDVLDRRLGESAYLAGDTYTIADIAVWPWYGQLVRNNVYAAAEFLNAQQYTHVLRWAEEIAKRPAVQRGMRVNRTWGDEASQVPERHRDEDLG from the coding sequence ATGAGCAAAACGCCCTACGTCCCGCCCAAAGTCTGGAAACACGAAGCGCCGTCCGGCGGCCAGTTCGCCAACATCAACCGCCCGGTGGCCGGGCCGACCCACGACAAGGCCCTGCCGGTGGGCAAGCATCCGCTGCAGCTGTATTCGCTGGCCACGCCCAACGGCGTGAAGGTCACCATCCTGCTCGAAGAACTGCTGGCCCTGGGGCACACGGGCGCTGAGTACGATGCCTGGCTGATCCGCATCGGCGAAGGCGATCAGTTCTCCAGCGGCTTCGTCGAGGTCAACCCGAACTCGAAGATCCCGGCGCTGCTGGACCGCAGCGTGGAACCGGCCATCCGCGTGTTCGAGTCCGGCTCGATCCTGCTGTACCTGGCGGAAAAGTTCGGCGCCCTGCTCCCCTCCGACCCGGCCGGCCGCACCGAAACCCTGAACTGGCTGTTCTGGCAAATGGGCTCGGCCCCCTACCTGGGCGGCGGCTTCGGCCACTTCTACGCCTATGCGCCGGAGAAGTTCGAATACCCGATCAACCGCTTCACCATGGAAGCCAAGCGCCAACTGGACGTGCTGGACCGCCGCCTCGGCGAAAGCGCCTACCTGGCCGGCGACACCTACACCATCGCCGACATCGCTGTCTGGCCGTGGTACGGGCAACTGGTGCGCAACAACGTCTACGCCGCCGCCGAATTCCTCAACGCGCAGCAATACACCCACGTGCTGCGCTGGGCGGAAGAGATCGCCAAGCGGCCGGCGGTGCAGCGCGGAATGCGCGTCAACCGCACCTGGGGCGACGAGGCGAGCCAGGTGCCGGAGCGGCATCGGGATGAGGATTTGGGGTGA
- a CDS encoding LysR family transcriptional regulator: protein MNLDVLSHQHSDEVAAFLAVAAQGSFVGAGRVLQRHPTVVSKRLAAMEARLGVRLVERSTRQVRITEAGLRLEQRLRTAIELLEEAQQQTAEAAGEVRGTLRLALPAAMGRRWLGPMLPAFLKAYPQVSVYADYSERRVDIIDEGFDAAIRIGALEDSRLVAKKLCDHRRILCASPAYLERHGVPETPQDLLRHNCLRFSGLASFPHWRLHRGDEIQTVTPSGNLTANDSESLLAAACADEGILGAGDWLMSRDIAAGRLRQVLADWQLDTPGGVYLVRPSARFPSATVVAFKQWIESKFVPAAPWAV, encoded by the coding sequence ATGAATCTGGATGTCCTGAGTCATCAGCACAGCGACGAGGTCGCGGCGTTCCTGGCCGTGGCCGCGCAAGGCTCGTTCGTCGGCGCCGGCCGGGTGCTGCAACGGCACCCGACGGTGGTCTCCAAACGCCTCGCCGCCATGGAGGCGCGCTTGGGCGTGCGGTTGGTCGAGCGTTCCACCCGACAGGTGCGCATCACCGAGGCGGGCCTGCGGCTGGAACAGCGCCTGCGCACGGCCATCGAACTGCTGGAGGAAGCGCAGCAACAGACGGCAGAGGCGGCGGGTGAGGTGCGTGGCACCTTGCGCCTCGCGTTGCCGGCGGCCATGGGCCGGCGTTGGCTGGGGCCGATGCTGCCGGCGTTTCTCAAGGCGTATCCGCAGGTCTCGGTCTACGCCGACTACAGCGAACGGCGGGTGGACATCATCGACGAAGGGTTCGACGCGGCCATCCGCATCGGCGCGCTGGAAGACAGCCGACTGGTCGCCAAAAAACTGTGCGACCACCGCCGGATACTCTGCGCCTCACCGGCCTACCTGGAGCGGCACGGCGTGCCCGAAACGCCCCAGGACCTGCTCCGGCACAACTGCCTTCGCTTCAGCGGCCTCGCGTCCTTTCCGCACTGGCGCCTGCACCGGGGCGACGAAATCCAGACCGTGACGCCCAGCGGCAACCTGACCGCCAACGACAGCGAATCCCTGCTGGCGGCGGCCTGCGCCGACGAGGGCATCCTCGGCGCCGGCGACTGGCTGATGAGCCGCGACATCGCCGCCGGAAGGCTGCGCCAGGTGCTCGCCGACTGGCAGCTCGATACGCCGGGCGGCGTCTATCTGGTCAGGCCTTCGGCGCGGTTTCCCAGTGCGACGGTGGTCGCGTTCAAGCAGTGGATCGAGTCGAAGTTCGTCCCTGCGGCGCCTTGGGCCGTCTGA
- the ahr gene encoding NADPH-dependent aldehyde reductase Ahr yields the protein MSNSTELSSFTGWAATAAGAPLERYSYDPGPLGDEDVEVAVEYCGVCHSDQSLIDNDWGISQYPFIPGHEVVGKIVRTGAQVRGLEVGQRVGIGWYKGSCMHCPSCMGGSHNLCSTARPTIIGSHGGFADRVRSHWAWALKIPAGLDPALAGPLFCAGSTVFNPLVEFGVKPTDRVGVVGIGGLGHLALRFLNAWGCEVTAFTSSLSKQDEAKRLGAHNVVASTDSAALKAIAGTLDFLLVTANANLDWSAMLATLRGRGRLHFVGIVPSAIPVHVFELIPQQKVLSASPVGSPAATATMLEFCARHQIVPQVEHFPMSRVNEAVDHLRSGKARYRIVLDASR from the coding sequence ATGAGCAACAGTACCGAACTCTCGTCCTTCACCGGCTGGGCCGCCACCGCCGCCGGCGCGCCCCTTGAACGCTACAGCTACGATCCCGGCCCGTTGGGCGACGAAGACGTCGAAGTGGCCGTGGAATACTGCGGCGTCTGCCACTCCGACCAGTCGCTGATCGACAACGATTGGGGCATCAGCCAATACCCGTTCATTCCCGGCCATGAGGTGGTCGGCAAGATCGTGCGCACCGGCGCCCAGGTGCGTGGTCTTGAGGTCGGTCAGCGGGTCGGCATCGGCTGGTACAAGGGCAGTTGCATGCACTGCCCGTCCTGCATGGGCGGTTCCCATAACCTGTGCAGCACCGCCCGGCCCACCATCATCGGCAGCCACGGCGGGTTCGCCGACCGCGTGCGCAGTCACTGGGCCTGGGCCTTGAAGATTCCCGCAGGGCTCGACCCGGCGCTGGCCGGGCCGCTGTTCTGCGCCGGCTCCACGGTGTTCAACCCGCTGGTGGAGTTCGGCGTCAAACCCACCGACCGCGTGGGCGTGGTGGGGATCGGCGGGCTCGGTCACCTGGCGTTGCGCTTCCTCAATGCCTGGGGCTGCGAGGTCACGGCGTTCACCTCCTCCTTGAGCAAGCAGGACGAAGCCAAGCGCCTCGGCGCCCACAACGTGGTGGCCTCCACCGACAGCGCCGCGCTCAAGGCCATCGCCGGCACCCTGGACTTCCTGCTGGTCACCGCCAACGCCAACCTCGACTGGTCGGCGATGCTCGCCACGCTGCGCGGCCGGGGCCGTCTGCACTTTGTCGGCATCGTGCCCAGCGCGATTCCGGTGCATGTGTTCGAACTGATACCCCAGCAAAAGGTCCTGTCCGCCTCGCCGGTCGGCTCCCCCGCCGCCACTGCGACCATGCTGGAGTTCTGCGCCCGGCACCAGATCGTGCCGCAGGTCGAGCACTTCCCGATGAGCCGGGTCAACGAGGCCGTCGACCACTTGCGCAGCGGCAAGGCGCGGTATCGCATTGTGCTGGATGCGAGCCGGTGA
- a CDS encoding cupin domain-containing protein, with product MSGEHTAPETQGVTVELLAALDLGPEIEGMAGRQLRMRLVTIEPGGVFGPVHDHKDRPGMVFILQGTITDHRNGIATDYGPGAGWPEDRNTTHWLENRGAEVAREVSVDVVRLG from the coding sequence ATGAGCGGCGAACACACGGCCCCGGAAACCCAAGGTGTCACCGTGGAGTTGCTGGCGGCCCTGGACCTGGGCCCGGAGATCGAAGGCATGGCAGGGCGGCAACTGCGCATGCGCCTGGTGACCATTGAACCCGGCGGCGTATTCGGCCCGGTCCATGACCACAAGGACAGGCCCGGCATGGTGTTCATTCTGCAAGGCACGATCACCGATCACCGCAACGGCATCGCCACGGACTACGGGCCGGGTGCCGGCTGGCCGGAGGACAGGAACACCACGCACTGGCTGGAGAATCGGGGGGCGGAGGTGGCTCGGGAGGTTTCGGTGGATGTTGTCAGGTTGGGGTGA
- a CDS encoding bifunctional helix-turn-helix transcriptional regulator/GNAT family N-acetyltransferase, which translates to MSPIIERAETVRRFNRFYTQQIGVLQEHLLRSEFSLTESRILYELGSRADLTGADLCQMLGLNAGYLSRVISGFEKKGLIDKTRSATDARASCLGLTDQGRQVLATLEHASREEVIALLQRLPEPRQEELIQAMKRVQNLLGGGEPSYLLRDPKAGDMGAVVQQQAELYTREYGWNHEFEALVAEIVAKYLREFDPSAERCWIAEKDGRVVGSVFVVRHDATTAKLRMLYVDAGARGLGIGKRLVDETLRFARQAGYKTMMLWTVDILTDARRLYQKAGFRLVEEEPMHSFGKDLVSQTWAVDL; encoded by the coding sequence ATGTCCCCGATCATCGAGCGCGCCGAAACCGTCCGCCGCTTCAACCGCTTCTACACCCAACAGATCGGCGTATTGCAGGAACACCTGCTGCGCAGCGAGTTCTCGCTGACCGAAAGCCGCATCCTCTACGAACTGGGCTCGCGGGCCGACCTCACCGGCGCCGACCTCTGCCAGATGCTGGGGCTGAACGCGGGTTACCTGAGCCGGGTCATCAGCGGTTTCGAGAAAAAGGGGCTGATCGACAAGACTCGCTCCGCCACCGACGCCCGCGCCTCGTGCCTCGGGCTCACCGACCAGGGCCGGCAAGTGCTGGCCACCCTGGAACACGCCTCCCGCGAAGAGGTCATCGCCCTGTTGCAGCGCCTGCCCGAACCCCGGCAGGAGGAGCTGATCCAGGCGATGAAGCGGGTGCAGAACCTGCTGGGCGGCGGCGAACCGTCCTACCTCTTGCGCGACCCCAAGGCCGGCGACATGGGCGCCGTCGTCCAGCAGCAGGCCGAGCTCTACACCCGCGAGTACGGCTGGAACCACGAGTTCGAGGCGCTGGTGGCCGAGATCGTCGCCAAGTACCTGCGCGAGTTCGACCCGAGCGCCGAGCGCTGCTGGATCGCGGAGAAGGACGGCCGGGTGGTCGGGTCGGTCTTTGTCGTCCGCCATGACGCCACCACGGCCAAGCTGCGGATGCTCTACGTCGATGCCGGCGCCCGGGGCCTGGGGATCGGCAAGCGCCTGGTCGACGAGACCCTGCGTTTCGCCCGCCAGGCCGGCTACAAGACGATGATGCTGTGGACGGTCGACATCCTTACCGACGCCCGCCGGCTGTACCAGAAGGCCGGCTTCCGACTGGTCGAAGAGGAGCCGATGCACAGCTTCGGCAAGGATCTCGTCAGCCAGACCTGGGCGGTGGATCTGTGA
- a CDS encoding GNAT family N-acetyltransferase — MNLSIRKEQPQDVETIARLTEAAFRDAEHSSHTEHFIVDALRRAGQLSLSLVAQENGAIVGHVALSPVTVSDGATGWYGLGPISVWPERHGQGIGAALMKAALSGLRELGGAGCVLLGDPGYYARFGFKPQPGLELPGVPAEYFQALALGDAVPTGVVRYHEAFDATE; from the coding sequence ATGAACCTCTCAATCCGCAAAGAACAGCCCCAAGACGTCGAGACCATCGCCCGCCTCACCGAAGCGGCGTTCCGCGACGCCGAGCACTCCAGCCACACCGAGCACTTCATCGTCGACGCCCTGCGCCGCGCCGGCCAATTGAGCCTGTCGTTGGTGGCGCAAGAAAACGGCGCGATCGTCGGCCATGTGGCCCTGTCGCCGGTCACGGTGTCGGACGGAGCCACGGGCTGGTACGGCCTCGGGCCGATTTCCGTGTGGCCGGAGCGTCACGGCCAGGGCATCGGCGCGGCGCTGATGAAAGCGGCCCTGAGCGGGCTGCGGGAACTGGGCGGCGCCGGTTGCGTGCTGCTGGGCGATCCCGGCTACTACGCACGTTTCGGCTTCAAGCCCCAACCGGGCCTCGAATTGCCGGGGGTTCCGGCCGAGTACTTCCAGGCGCTGGCGCTGGGCGACGCGGTGCCGACAGGCGTGGTGCGCTACCACGAGGCCTTCGACGCCACCGAATGA
- a CDS encoding cysteine hydrolase family protein, with product MHALLILDMQVGLFHGPEKPWAGEALLSTLNSLLDKARSAGAPIFLARHVGTPGSPIEPGSPLTQLVEELLLRGDEVIFEKSRPNAFAMTDLADQLKACGSQGVVIAGMKTQYCVDSTCRAARDLGFDAVLIADGHTCTDTPALKAESIVAHHNATLAGPFCRVVHAADWRF from the coding sequence ATGCATGCACTGTTGATTCTCGATATGCAGGTCGGATTGTTTCATGGCCCAGAAAAACCATGGGCTGGTGAGGCACTGCTAAGCACGTTGAATAGTCTGTTGGATAAAGCCCGCAGCGCCGGCGCGCCAATTTTTCTTGCCCGCCACGTTGGGACGCCCGGCTCGCCTATCGAACCAGGAAGCCCGTTGACGCAACTGGTGGAGGAACTGTTGCTGAGGGGCGACGAAGTGATTTTCGAAAAAAGCCGACCTAACGCTTTCGCCATGACTGACCTGGCCGATCAACTTAAGGCTTGTGGTTCCCAAGGCGTGGTTATTGCCGGAATGAAGACCCAGTATTGTGTCGATAGCACCTGCCGCGCCGCACGAGATCTAGGATTCGATGCAGTGCTGATCGCCGATGGTCATACCTGCACCGACACTCCCGCTTTGAAGGCTGAAAGTATCGTCGCTCATCACAATGCAACCCTGGCGGGCCCATTCTGTCGTGTCGTTCACGCTGCGGACTGGCGTTTCTGA
- a CDS encoding DUF3885 domain-containing protein → MNLQREIDHLFDGQAFARPLFYACPGGLRFGLSEGGGMIEQFLTALRKSTEVCRDVFDGEDSLTVCLRTHSRGNPMAHRPTLLALRSAGIQIPAVRSVWSEMIDDEWFDEAVPEYWVNVAFEAPSDLLQAVLWCAMASDFGAIRPKPGCAFYLFNLNRQVMAFPYDDRGMDVVGPNKTLLSRLYRKHQAYLLDYDREAMDATFAESGDD, encoded by the coding sequence ATGAACCTGCAGCGTGAAATCGACCATCTGTTCGACGGCCAGGCGTTCGCCCGCCCGCTGTTCTATGCCTGTCCGGGCGGGCTGCGCTTCGGGCTCTCCGAAGGCGGCGGGATGATCGAGCAGTTTCTGACAGCGCTGCGCAAATCGACCGAGGTCTGCCGCGATGTCTTCGACGGCGAAGATTCGCTCACCGTCTGTTTGCGAACCCATTCCCGCGGCAACCCGATGGCTCATCGCCCCACGCTCCTGGCGCTGCGGTCAGCGGGCATCCAGATACCCGCCGTCCGCTCGGTCTGGAGCGAGATGATCGACGACGAATGGTTTGACGAGGCGGTGCCCGAGTACTGGGTCAACGTCGCGTTCGAAGCCCCATCGGATCTGCTCCAAGCCGTCCTCTGGTGCGCCATGGCCAGCGACTTCGGCGCCATCAGGCCCAAACCCGGCTGCGCCTTTTACCTCTTCAACCTGAACCGGCAGGTCATGGCGTTCCCCTATGACGACAGGGGCATGGACGTGGTCGGCCCCAACAAGACGCTGCTTTCGCGGCTGTACCGCAAGCACCAGGCGTACTTGCTGGACTATGACCGGGAGGCGATGGACGCGACCTTCGCCGAATCAGGGGATGATTGA
- a CDS encoding quinone oxidoreductase family protein has product MVSAIRFDRAGAPDVLTLDTLDELSPGPGEVWLRQEAIGVNYLDVTQRKGAVPVALPSGLGLEGAGRVAAVGEGVGTVQVGDRVAYATGPLGAYASARLFPAQRLVKIPDTLTFDEAAAVLFKGITAQYLLKSTYPVGPGTTVLLYGVAGGLGEIMAPWAKHLGARVIGVVSRQASVEKARASGCDEVLVFDPDTLAAQVSRITDGQKVDVVYDPIGRVSFQASLDSLRPRGLMVSFGASSGVPAAVELATLNAKGSLFLTRPSLAAHTATDAEYQARAQDVLAAVEAGIIKPRIRAAYPLADAARAHADLESGRSSGAIILKP; this is encoded by the coding sequence ATGGTTTCAGCGATCCGTTTTGACCGGGCCGGCGCGCCCGACGTGTTGACCCTGGACACCCTCGACGAGCTGTCGCCCGGCCCCGGCGAGGTCTGGCTCCGGCAGGAAGCCATCGGCGTCAACTACCTCGACGTGACCCAACGCAAGGGCGCGGTGCCCGTTGCGCTGCCGTCCGGGCTGGGCCTGGAAGGGGCCGGGCGTGTGGCGGCGGTGGGCGAGGGCGTCGGCACTGTGCAGGTCGGCGACCGTGTCGCCTACGCCACCGGCCCGTTGGGCGCTTACGCCTCGGCCCGGTTGTTTCCCGCACAGCGGCTAGTGAAGATCCCGGACACGCTGACTTTCGATGAGGCCGCCGCCGTGCTGTTCAAGGGCATCACGGCCCAGTACCTGCTCAAGTCCACGTATCCGGTGGGGCCGGGCACCACGGTGCTGCTGTACGGCGTGGCGGGCGGTTTGGGCGAGATCATGGCGCCGTGGGCGAAACACCTGGGCGCCAGGGTGATCGGCGTGGTGTCGAGGCAGGCCAGTGTCGAGAAGGCCCGGGCGTCCGGTTGCGACGAGGTGCTGGTGTTCGATCCGGACACCTTGGCGGCGCAGGTCTCGCGCATCACTGACGGGCAGAAGGTGGACGTGGTCTACGACCCCATCGGGCGCGTGTCCTTCCAGGCGTCGTTGGACAGCCTGCGCCCGCGCGGCCTGATGGTGTCGTTCGGGGCGTCGTCCGGCGTGCCGGCGGCGGTGGAGCTGGCCACGCTCAACGCCAAGGGCTCCCTGTTCCTGACGCGTCCTTCGCTCGCGGCGCACACGGCCACCGACGCCGAATACCAGGCACGGGCGCAGGATGTGCTGGCGGCGGTCGAGGCGGGTATCATCAAGCCCCGCATCCGGGCGGCCTACCCGTTGGCCGACGCGGCGCGGGCGCACGCGGACCTGGAGTCCGGACGATCATCGGGGGCGATCATTCTCAAGCCATGA
- a CDS encoding PaaI family thioesterase: protein MQALNSGTQDYFAELLGVESLHSGFEKSACQIRLGEHHRNALGGIHGGLIFSLADIAFAAACNAGSAVYIGLQAEVRYMNGVQGDVLTATATLMGSSRKIAHYQVLVTDNGDTRIALFSASAYRLSQ from the coding sequence ATGCAGGCACTCAACAGCGGTACACAGGATTACTTTGCCGAGTTGCTCGGCGTCGAGTCGCTTCATAGTGGCTTCGAGAAGTCGGCGTGCCAAATACGCCTCGGTGAACACCACCGCAATGCATTAGGTGGCATTCATGGCGGATTGATTTTCTCCCTGGCCGATATCGCCTTTGCCGCAGCCTGCAACGCCGGCAGCGCGGTGTACATCGGCCTGCAAGCCGAGGTTCGCTATATGAATGGGGTACAGGGCGATGTTTTGACAGCTACCGCGACATTAATGGGCAGCTCCAGAAAGATCGCTCATTACCAGGTGCTGGTTACCGATAACGGTGACACCCGGATCGCGCTGTTTAGCGCTTCGGCATACCGACTCAGTCAGTGA
- a CDS encoding alpha/beta fold hydrolase, whose protein sequence is MQSTYTRQYRIDTPRGRLFAQSWSPSEERAAPIVLLHDSLGCVALWRTFPERLAQASGRQVIAYDRLGFGCSDAVAGKLPLSFIDDEAHGSFRALYRELKLNQFVLMGHSVGGGMAVGCAAAYKEACLGLITESAQAFVEPATLTGIRAAERQFASAEQLEKLRRYHGEKAEWVLRTWIDTWSADAFSQWNLDKQLSKVHCPLLALHGDQDEYGSQQHPERICAQASGPASLQVFANCGHVPHREHPDAVMAAITVFLASSDKAVPA, encoded by the coding sequence ATGCAGAGCACCTATACCCGGCAGTACCGGATAGACACCCCGCGCGGTCGGCTATTCGCGCAGAGCTGGAGTCCTTCTGAAGAGCGCGCCGCCCCAATCGTTTTACTCCATGATTCGCTGGGCTGCGTGGCGTTATGGCGCACGTTCCCTGAGCGCCTGGCTCAGGCCAGTGGCCGTCAAGTGATCGCCTACGACCGGCTGGGTTTCGGGTGCTCTGACGCCGTTGCGGGAAAGTTGCCCCTGAGTTTTATCGACGATGAGGCTCATGGCAGCTTTCGAGCCCTCTATCGCGAACTCAAGCTGAACCAGTTCGTGCTAATGGGGCACAGCGTAGGTGGCGGCATGGCGGTCGGCTGTGCGGCGGCTTATAAAGAGGCCTGCCTCGGGTTGATCACCGAATCCGCCCAAGCCTTCGTCGAGCCAGCTACTTTGACGGGCATCCGAGCCGCCGAGCGCCAATTCGCGAGCGCGGAGCAATTAGAGAAACTTCGGCGCTATCACGGCGAAAAAGCCGAGTGGGTGCTGCGCACCTGGATCGACACCTGGTCAGCAGATGCCTTTAGCCAGTGGAATCTAGATAAGCAGTTGAGCAAGGTTCACTGCCCTCTACTTGCTCTGCACGGCGATCAAGACGAGTACGGTTCACAGCAGCATCCCGAGCGTATCTGCGCACAGGCATCCGGCCCCGCCAGCCTGCAGGTTTTTGCGAATTGCGGACATGTGCCGCACCGCGAACATCCAGACGCGGTGATGGCAGCTATCACCGTATTTCTTGCTTCGTCAGATAAAGCAGTACCTGCTTAA
- a CDS encoding GlxA family transcriptional regulator has protein sequence MKRVAILSYDGCWAMGVFSVTDFFRIVALLEQHLGLTQRYAVDVLSADGAAVYAASGHKIQPDAAITDTGHYDLLVIPPIEGVRLAAGFTPEPHVLTWLAARREAGTHLLAMTTGVCFLAAAGFAQHQLLATHWAYARQLKKCYPASQFVTQQPFLQSGGIWSTGTLNGSFDALLEILAQERGDQFSQLCATHLLVSGPERLNPILPGHRNHCDELMLRLQGWIELHHAKTLTIERMAREVGLAERTLKRRFQQATQLSPNLYTQKVRIDKAKKLLLATDLSVKAIAYEVGYENVSFFVRLFKTHTEQTPAQWRTCKVAITS, from the coding sequence ATGAAAAGGGTTGCAATCCTGTCGTACGACGGCTGCTGGGCCATGGGCGTTTTTTCCGTGACAGACTTTTTTCGGATAGTGGCGCTACTTGAGCAGCATCTTGGGCTGACACAACGCTATGCAGTCGACGTGCTTTCCGCCGACGGCGCTGCCGTTTACGCCGCAAGCGGCCATAAGATTCAGCCCGATGCCGCCATCACCGATACCGGTCACTATGACCTGCTGGTTATCCCGCCCATCGAGGGTGTGCGCCTTGCTGCCGGTTTCACCCCCGAACCCCATGTGCTTACGTGGCTGGCCGCTCGGCGCGAGGCCGGTACTCATTTATTAGCCATGACCACCGGGGTTTGCTTTTTGGCCGCTGCCGGTTTCGCGCAGCATCAGCTACTGGCTACACACTGGGCCTATGCCCGCCAGCTGAAAAAATGCTACCCGGCCAGCCAGTTCGTCACTCAGCAACCCTTCCTCCAGAGTGGCGGCATCTGGAGCACCGGAACCTTGAACGGCAGTTTCGATGCGTTACTGGAAATTCTCGCACAGGAGCGTGGCGACCAATTTTCGCAACTGTGCGCTACCCATCTGTTGGTCTCCGGGCCTGAACGCCTCAATCCCATCCTTCCAGGTCATCGCAATCATTGCGACGAGCTGATGTTAAGGCTACAGGGCTGGATTGAGCTGCATCACGCCAAAACGCTCACCATTGAACGCATGGCACGGGAAGTCGGCCTAGCCGAGCGTACGCTGAAACGCCGCTTCCAACAGGCGACCCAACTGTCCCCTAACCTCTACACCCAGAAAGTACGGATCGACAAAGCCAAGAAGCTGCTACTGGCCACCGATCTTTCCGTCAAGGCGATTGCCTATGAAGTGGGTTACGAGAACGTAAGCTTCTTTGTGCGACTGTTCAAAACCCATACGGAGCAAACACCAGCGCAGTGGCGCACGTGCAAGGTCGCAATCACGTCTTAG